The Triticum aestivum cultivar Chinese Spring chromosome 3A, IWGSC CS RefSeq v2.1, whole genome shotgun sequence genome includes a region encoding these proteins:
- the LOC123059961 gene encoding putative disease resistance protein RGA3 — protein sequence MGLCGDHYDNERVIFFICSVLAAKTTSFLLMAGVLDALASYVSNMLTEMAIEEVAMLIGVSSGIDDLSVKLRDLKNVLADADKLNITDESVREWVEELKRAMYHATDILDLCQLRVMEQGPSKDMGCLNPLLFCMRNPLHAHEIGSRIKALNQKLDEISKRGGSFNFIKLEAYQNQKTTNPPAVNRKTNPLLE from the coding sequence ATGGGATTGTGTGGTGATCATTATGATAATGAAAGAGTAATTTTCTTTATATGTTCCGTTCTGGCAGCAAAAACAACATCCTTCCTGCTGATGGCAGGAGTTTTGGATGCTTTGGCATCTTACGTCAGCAACATGCTCACTGAGATGGCAATAGAAGAAGTGGCCATGCTGATTGGGGTCTCTAGCGGGATTGATGACCTAAGCGTCAAGCTCAGGGACCTAAAAAATGTTCTTGCGGATGCCGATAAGTTGAATATCACAGACGAGAGTGTGCGGGAGTGGGTGGAGGAACTGAAGCGCGCCATGTATCACGCCACTGACATCCTCGACCTGTGCCAGCTCAGAGTCATGGAGCAAGGTCCATCCAAGGACATGGGGTGCCTTAATCCACTCCTCTTCTGCATGCGAAACCCCCTCCATGCCCATGAGATCGGGAGCCGCATCAAGGCGCTCAACCAAAAGCTAGATGAAATCTCCAAGAGGGGCGGTAGTTTCAATTTTATCAAGCTGGAAGCCTACCAAAACCAAAAGACAACCAACCCTCCTGCTGTCAACCGCAAGACAAATCCATTGCTGGAGTGA